The window TACAGACGGCAGCAGCTGGACTACAGTGGCTACAAACAGCAGCTTGAAGCAGTTGGTGGCAGCATCGCCAGCAGAGTTGTTTGCGCTTTCAACATCAGGTACGCTGTTGGCTTCAAAGAACAATGGTGTTACCTGGACTAACGAGTCATTAGATAGCAATGCATCACTACTCCCAGTAAGCAATATTGGTTCTTCGTTTACAGCAGTTACATCTGACTTGTATCGTGTACTGCTTGTTGGTACACTGTCAGGCGGTACAAAGAATGCTGCATGGACGAAACTTTCTTTTCGTCAGAATGAGCAGTGGAGCTATGTAGAGAGTAATGCGGATAAGTTCCAGCTCCCTCTTTACAAGAGCCTTTCAGTTGTAAACTATGATAAGGCAGCCCTTGCATTAGGTCTTGATAGCAGTGGTAAGTTGGCTTCTATGCTTCTCTCTCGTGATGGTGGTATCACATGGAAGCGCGATAAGAGCTTTACTTATCCAACAGGTATACAGGCAGCAACAGCTTTTGCAGCAACAGTTGATAGCGATGAATACCTCTGGGTAATCAGTGGTACAAAGGTTTGGCGTGGTAGACTCAATCGAGTAGGCTGGGCATTGAACCTTAGCCGATTGGTAGAATAAGCTGTTAAAACAGGACAACAATGAAACGTGTCTTCATCAACCTCCTCCTCTTTCTTGCTGCTACGCCTCTATGGGCGCAGTCGGATCCGGAGTATAAGATGGAGATAGGTGCCGGTGTCGGTATGATGGGTTACTTAGGCGACTTTAATGAGTCGTTGTTCAAAGACCTACAGCCGATGGGAACGGTGCTGGCAAGATATAATATCAGTCCTTATATGGGATTAAAGATGAACGTATCGTTTGGAAAGATGAAAGGTTCGTCGGCTGATGTCAAGACTTACTATCCACGTTTTGCCTCGGCTCCCTATACATTCGACAATTCATTGGTTGATGTAGGCTTTGCATACGAGTATAACTTCCTGCCGTATGGTACGGGTCGTGACTATCGTGGTGCACAGCGTTTGTCGCCTTACGCAATGATAGGATTGGGTGCCACCTACGTTAATATTAAGGGTGGCGACAGTAAGTCGGTGCTCACTGCGAATCTTCCAATCGGATTGGGTGTGAAGTATAAGGTGAGCGAACGAATGAACGTAGGATTGGAATGGGCTTTACACTTCTCGCTCAGCGATGAGTTAGACGGACAGAAAGACCCCTACGGCATTAAGAGTAGCGGACTCTTTAAGAATACAGACAGCTATTCAACCCTACAGTTGACGTTCTCTTATAGTTTCATGGCAAAGTGTAAGACTTGTCATAACGAGGACGAGTAAGGGAAGTTAGTTTCCACCTATTATATATAGGTAATGTCTAAAGCGTGCAGACGTAAGTGCTGTACAGAACAAAACATAGGTTAATCTCTTCAAAAGATATGGCAGAAGAATTAGATATGACACGAATACCCCAGCATATTGCCATCACAATGGATGGTAATGGACGTTGGGCAACCGAACGCAATAAGCCACGCTCCTACGGACATCAGGCAGGAGTGGATACCGTTCGTCGCATAACATCAGAATGTGTACGATTGGGTGTGAAGTTTCTCACGCTCTATACCTTCTCAACAGAGAACTGGAATCGCCCTACGGATGAGATTGCTGCGTTGATGGGACTTGTGCTTACGTCTTTGGAAGATGAAATCTTCATGAAGAATAATGTGCGTTTCCGTGTTATTGGTGACATGGCACGTCTGCCAGAAGAAGTGCAGAAGAAGTTGCGTGAGACTGAAGAGCATACAGCGAAGAACTCTGCAATGACAATGGTTGTGGCGCTTAGCTACAGTGCACGTTGGGAGATAGCCAAAGCAATGAGGGAGATTGTTGCAGAGCATCAGGCAAACAGCTCTGAACCTATACGTCCCGAAACGATTACAGAAGAGATGATTAGCGAGCATTTGGAAACAAACTTTATGCCTGACCCAGACCTCTTGATTAGAACGGGTGGTGAGCTTCGCATCTCAAATTACCTCTTATGGCAGATAGCTTACTCTGAGCTATATTTCTGTGATACCTATTGGCCTGACTTTGATGAACAGGACTTGCAGAAAGCCATTGTGAGTTTCCAGAGCAGACAACGTCGCTTTGGAAAGACAGAGAAACAAGTAGAAGAAAACGAAAACAATTAAGTTACGCGATAGATGACTAAAATAAATAAGGTGTTAATGCTCCTTGCACTCTCTGGAGTTTCGCTCACGATGAGTGCACAGCAGAAGATTGTAACCCCAGATATCGTATATTCAGGTACTCCTAAGACTTACAAGTTAGCAGGACTGACCGTTACTGGTATTGATGGCTATGAGGATTATGTCCTCACTGGTATCTCAGGACTCACTGTTGGACAGGAGTTGGAGGTTCCGGGTACGGCTATCACAGATGCTGTGAAGCGTTACTGGAAGCATGGACTCTTCTCAGATGTTTCCATTTCGGCTGACTCTATTGTGGGAGATAATATCTATTTGAAGATACACCTCGCACCACGTCCTCGTATTTCTACCATTAACTATAATGGACTGAAGAAGACAGAGCGTGAGGATATGGAAAAGAAACTCGGTCTCTTGAAGGGTGGACAGATTACGCCTAACATGATTGACCGTGCGAAGATACTTGCAAAGAAGTACTTTGAAGACAAGGGTTATAAGAATGCTGAGGTCTTCATCCGTCAGCGTGACGATGTAGCAGCTAAGAATCAGGTTATCCTTGATATCGATGTAGATAAGAAGGAGAAGCTGAAGGTGCGTACGATTACGATTGATGGCGACAACCAGTTGGGCGAAAAGAAGATTAAAGGAAGCATGTTTAGTAAGGGTGCCTTTGCTAAAACCCATGAGGCTGGTAAGCTTTCTAATCTTTTAAAGTCAAAGAAGTTCACTCCAGAGCGTTGGGCTGAGGATAAGAAGAACCTTATCACGAAGTATAACGAGTATGGATATCGTGATGCTATCATTCTGAAAGATAGTGTGTGGAACGTTGATCCAAAGCATGTAGATATCTATGTAAAGGTAGATGAGGGTAAGAAGTATTATATCCGTAACATCAAATGGGTAGGTAATACTGTTTACTCAACCGACTATTTGTCACGTCTACTTGATATGAAGAAAGGCGACGTGTACAACCAGACTTATATGAATAAGCGTCTTTCACAAGATGAGGATGCTGTGGGTAATGCTTACTGGAACAATGGTTACCTCTTCTATAACCTTCAACCAACAGAGGTGAATATTGTCGGTGACTCTATTGACCTTGAGATGCGTATCACTGAAGGACAGCAGGCACGTATCAACCGTGTGAGGATTAATGGTAATGATCGTCTTTACGAGAATGTTGTTCGTCGTGAGTTGCGTACAAAACCAGGCGACCTCTTCTCTAAGGAAGCACTCCAGCGTTCTGCACGTGAGTTGGCTTCAATGGGACACTTCGACCCAGAGGCTATCAATCCAGTACCAGAACCAAACTATGAGGACGGTACTGTTGATATCAACTATAACCTCAAGCAGAAGTCAAACGACCAGGTTGAGCTTTCACTTGGTTGGGGTCAGACTGGTGTTATCGGTCGTGTCGGCTTGAAGTTGAATAACTTCTCAATGGCAAACCTCTTCCGCAAGAATCGTGAGCATCGTGGTATTATGCCTATCGGTGATGGTGAGACACTTTCATTGGGTGCACAGACCAACGGTACTTACTACCAGTCATACAATGCCCAGTACTCAACCAACTGGTTGGGTGGTAAGCGTCCTATACAATTCAGCGTGGGTATGTCATATTCAAAGCAGACAGACGTATCAAGCAACTATTATAACAGTGGTTACTTGAATAACTATAACAACTATCGTTACGGTTATGGTAACTACAATTACAATAGCTACGAGAATTATTATGACCCAGACAAGTATGTGAAACTCTTTAGTATCTATGCTGGTTGGGGTAAGCGTTTGAGCTGGCCTGATGACTATTTCACCTTATCACTCCAGTTGCAGTATCAGCGATACATGTTGCGTAATTGGCGTTACTTCATTATGTCGAACGGTTCAGCGAACAACTTGAATCTCAACATCGCACTTAATCGTACGTCAACAGATAACCAACTCTTCCCACGTCGTGGTTCTGACTTCTCTGTATCATTGACGATTACTCCGCCTTGGTCTAAGTGGGATCATAAGGACTATGCTCACTTGGCAACCGACCGTAACTCTCCAACCTACTCACAGGAGCAGCAGGAGAAGTATCGTTGGGTTGAGTATCATAAGTGGAAGTTCAAGGCTCGTACCTTTACAGCCCTCACAAGCGGTCAGAAGTGTTTCGTCTTGATGACCCGTGTTGAGTTCGGATTATTGGGAAGTTATAATAAAAACAAGAAAAGTCCGTTTGAAACCTACTACATGGGTGGTGATGGTATGAGTGGATACTCTACTGGTTACGCTGAGGAGACAATCGGTCTTCGTGGTTACGAGAATGGTTCACTCACTCCATATGGTGCCGAGGGCTATGCTTACAGCCGTATGTCATTGGAGCTTCGCTATCCATTCCTCTTGGGTAATACAACCATTTATGGTCTTGGATTTGTAGAGGCTGGTAACGCATGGACAGAGACAAGCAAGTTCAATCCATTTGACATGAAGCGTTCTGCTGGTCTTGGTGTTCGTATCTTCCTCCCAATGGTGGGTATGATGGGTATCGACTGGGCTTATGGTTTCGACAAGGTATTTGGTACAAAGGGTGGTAGCCAGTTCCACTTTATCCTTGGACAAGAATTCTAAGTAGAAGTCAAAGGGTAAAGAAATAACTGCAAGATTGCCCTAAAATAGAATTATTAAAAGAAGAAAAGTGTATGAGAAAATGTATATTAAAGAAAGGTTTAGGAGTAATGTTTCTTCTTTACCTATTTGCTTTCTCACCTTTGACAGCTTCAGCACAGAAGTTTGCACTGATTGATATGGAGTATATCCTCAAGAATGTGCCAGCTTACGAGCGTGCAAATGAGCAGTTGAATCAGGTAAGTAAGAAGTGGCAGGCTGAGGTTGAGGCTCTCAACACAGAGGCTTCTACCATGTATAAGAATTATCAGAATGAGGTTGTCTTCCTTTCTCAGGACCAGAAGAAGAAGAGACAAGAAGCGATTATGGCGAAGGAAAAGCAGGCATCCGACCTCAAGCGTAAGTACTTTGGTCCAGAAGGCGAGCTCTTTAAGAAGCGTACCAGTCTGATTACTCCTATACAGGATGAGATTTATAACGCTGTAAAAGATATCTCAGACCAGCGCGGTTATAGTTTGGTTATCGACCGTTCAAGCAATGCCGCTGGTATTATCTATGGTTCACCAAAGGTGGATATTAGTAATGAGGTACTGCAGAAGTTAGGATATTCTTATCAGTAAGGAGTCTTTGTGCTATGTAAAATAGCTGCCTTAAGAAGCCTATCTACTATAGGAATTATAGTCACACTGGATAAGTTAGAAATGCTATCACCGCAGATAAAAAGTAAATTAATAAACAATTAAACAATAAAAAGAAATGAAGAAGTTATTTTTGATGTTGATGCTTTGCGCACCAATGACATTGTTCGCACAGAAGTTTGGTCACCTTGACTCACAGGCTCTCCTCCAGTCACTCCCAGAGGCTACAGCTGTTCAGAGTAAGCTCGAGGCTAAGGGTAAGGAGTATCAGAAGCAGATCGAAGACATGCAGTCAGAGTTGCAGCGTCAGGCAGAGGCTTATGACAAGTCTAAGAGCACAATGAACGCTACAAAGCAGGCTGAGACAGAGAAGAGCTTGCAGGATATGTACAACAAGATTCAGCAGACTGCTCAGGACAACCAGAAGGCGTTCAATGAGGAGCAGCAGAAGCAGCTCGGCCCTGTCCTTGAGAAGGTTCGTAACGCTATCGCAGCTGTTGCTAAGGCAGGTAACTATGTTTACATCATGGAGAAGGCAGCTGGTCAGCCATTGTATATCAACGAGGCACTCAGCAAGGATATCACTGCAGAGGTAAAGGCTCAGTTGGCTAAGATGAAGTAATACATTGCGGGTGCCTTTGCCCCGTAGTTGATTCTCCTTGATTTAGCGGTCTTTTAAGTCCTTGGGATAGGTGATAATTCCTACTTTGGCTCGTCTTTGAGAGTGCATTATGATGATGACTCGGATTTATTTTCATGATAAAAAGAAATTATTTACGTGAAAAGAAATATTTATTTTCATGAAAGAAAATACTTATCTTCATGAAAAGAATTCGGAAAAGATGGTCAATAGGGTAGGAGATAAGCCTCTCCAATCAATGGACTAACACTATTTTAGAGGAGAAAAAAGGGTGAGGTCACCGCACGGATATATGTTCTTGCGATGACCTCATTTTTGTTTATATATTGAAGAGATAATAAAAAACATAATGAAAAAACTATTCTTTTCCTTTGTTTTCATGCTTTTGCCACTCTTGGCAATGGCACAGCAGAGTGTTCCAGCATTTAAGTTTGCATACTTTAGCTATGACAAGGTGTTTCATGCAATGGCTGACTATGCCACTGCAACACGTAGTTATAACGACCTTAAGGCAAAGTATGATGCTGAGACAAAGCGTTCGGTAGAGGATTTCAATAGCCGTTATGAAGACTTCCTTGACGTACAGCGCAAGTTGGAACCATCTATTCTTCGTAAGCGTCAGGCAGAGTTAGAGGAATTGATGGACCGCAACATCGCCTTTCGTAAGGAATCTGAGCGTCTGTTGAAGAAGGCAGAAGAAGATATCTATGCACCTGTTCACGCAAAGTTGAACAACGCTGTACGTCAGATGGGTAAGGAAAGCGGTTACGCTTTCATTCTGAATACAGATAACAATAGTGTCCCATTCGTTAATACAGCGATGGGAGAAGATGTTACAGAGGCTTTGATAGCTGCTTTGAAATAAAAGACTTTACCCGCAGAAAAGGCTTTGCGTGGGAGGTGTTGATGCTCAGCACAAAGCGTGCTGGGCATCCGCACAGGATGTGCGGAGCGTCCGCACCACTCTGTATGTGGTGATATCGGACAACGATTAATTGTATTTAAAAAGACTAATGACAAAGTATTCTAAACAGCCGGGACCTATCGGTATTTTTGATTCTGGGTATGGTGGACTGACCATTCTGCATGGTATTCGTCAGCTACTCCCAGAGTATGACTATCTTTACTTGGGCGATAATGCACGTGCTCCATATGGTTCACGCTCCTTCGATGTTGTCTATCAGTTCACACGTCAGGCTGTGATGAAACTCTTCGACCTCGGTTGCCAGTTGGTTATCTTAGGTTGTAACACTGCATCTGCCAAAGCGCTCCGTACGATTCAGCAGAACGACTTGCCCAATCTTGACCCAGATAGGCGCGTGTTGGGTGTAATTCGTCCTACGGCAGAGGTTATCGGAAAGCTTACCCACTCACGACATGTAGGTGTGTTGGCAACTGAAGGAACTATTAAGAGTGATAGTTATAACCTTGAAATACAAAAACTCTGGGAGGATGTAAAGGTAACGGGGGTTCCTTGTCCGCTGTGGGTGCCAATCATTGAGAACAATGAAGCAGACAGTCCCGGTGCTGATTACTTCGTAAAGAAGCGTATCGACCATATCATGCGACTCGATCCAGAGATTGATACCCTCATCCTTGGTTGTACGCATTATCCTATTCTCATGCCAAAGATATTGAAGCATGTGCCACGTGGAGTGCGTATCGTACCACAAGGAGAGTATGTGGCGGAGAGTCTGCAAGACTATTTTCGTCGCCATCCAGACATGGATGCACGTTGTACGAAGAATGCCACAGTGAAGTATTACACCACAGAAAACCCCGAAAAGTTCAAAGAAACGGCACGTATCTTCCTGCATGAGCAGGTTAATGTGGAGCATGTAGACTTGGAATAAGCCCGAAACGGACAATAAAACAGCCTGTTGAGTCGTTAGATAAGAACAAAAAGTAAAAGATGAAAAAGTTATCTATATTGTTTTTTCTGTCAGTTGTCATGATCATGGCAGCCTGCTCTGATGATGATACTTTCACTACATCACGGGGCAATCTGCTCTCTTTCTCAACTGACACACTACGACTTGACACCACTTTCTCCAATGTTCCGACATCTACTAAGACTTTCTGGGTGTATAATAAGTCGGGCGATGGACTGCGGTTGACCAACGTTCGTCTGGCACAGGGTAATCAAACAGGTTTCCGTGTGAATGTAGATGGTGTAGAACTCTCGGCTGCTAATGGCTATCAAGTAGGCAATTTGGAAGTGCGCAACAAGGATAGTATTCAGGTATTCGTTGAGATGACATCACCTTTTAACAATGCTGCAACACCGCAAGAGGTAGTAGATAACCTTTTGTTTACGCTCGAAAGTGGTGTACAACAGAAGGTAAACCTACGTGTCTACAGCTGGGATGCGGAGTTGGTAAAGGGTCGCAAGATTACAACGAATACTACTTTGAGCATTACAAAACCGATTGTTTTCCAAGATACATTGAAGGTGGAAGCTGGTGCTACACTGACAATTCCTGCCGGAACAACCGTGTACTTCTCTCAGAAGGCTGCCCTTGATGTTTATGGAACACTGCGTTGTGAAGGCACAGCAGACAATCCTGTGACATTGCGCGGCGACCGATTGGATAAGATGTTTAAGTATCTTCCTTACGATCGTGTCAGTGGTCAGTGGCAGGGAGTACGCTTTCATAAGGACAGTTACGATAATGTTCTTACGCATACGGATATCCATTCAACCTATAATGGTATTCTCTGCGATACGGCAACATCGACTCGTACGAAGCTGACACTCG is drawn from Prevotella melaninogenica and contains these coding sequences:
- a CDS encoding DUF6089 family protein, producing the protein MKRVFINLLLFLAATPLWAQSDPEYKMEIGAGVGMMGYLGDFNESLFKDLQPMGTVLARYNISPYMGLKMNVSFGKMKGSSADVKTYYPRFASAPYTFDNSLVDVGFAYEYNFLPYGTGRDYRGAQRLSPYAMIGLGATYVNIKGGDSKSVLTANLPIGLGVKYKVSERMNVGLEWALHFSLSDELDGQKDPYGIKSSGLFKNTDSYSTLQLTFSYSFMAKCKTCHNEDE
- a CDS encoding isoprenyl transferase: MAEELDMTRIPQHIAITMDGNGRWATERNKPRSYGHQAGVDTVRRITSECVRLGVKFLTLYTFSTENWNRPTDEIAALMGLVLTSLEDEIFMKNNVRFRVIGDMARLPEEVQKKLRETEEHTAKNSAMTMVVALSYSARWEIAKAMREIVAEHQANSSEPIRPETITEEMISEHLETNFMPDPDLLIRTGGELRISNYLLWQIAYSELYFCDTYWPDFDEQDLQKAIVSFQSRQRRFGKTEKQVEENENN
- a CDS encoding BamA/OMP85 family outer membrane protein: MTKINKVLMLLALSGVSLTMSAQQKIVTPDIVYSGTPKTYKLAGLTVTGIDGYEDYVLTGISGLTVGQELEVPGTAITDAVKRYWKHGLFSDVSISADSIVGDNIYLKIHLAPRPRISTINYNGLKKTEREDMEKKLGLLKGGQITPNMIDRAKILAKKYFEDKGYKNAEVFIRQRDDVAAKNQVILDIDVDKKEKLKVRTITIDGDNQLGEKKIKGSMFSKGAFAKTHEAGKLSNLLKSKKFTPERWAEDKKNLITKYNEYGYRDAIILKDSVWNVDPKHVDIYVKVDEGKKYYIRNIKWVGNTVYSTDYLSRLLDMKKGDVYNQTYMNKRLSQDEDAVGNAYWNNGYLFYNLQPTEVNIVGDSIDLEMRITEGQQARINRVRINGNDRLYENVVRRELRTKPGDLFSKEALQRSARELASMGHFDPEAINPVPEPNYEDGTVDINYNLKQKSNDQVELSLGWGQTGVIGRVGLKLNNFSMANLFRKNREHRGIMPIGDGETLSLGAQTNGTYYQSYNAQYSTNWLGGKRPIQFSVGMSYSKQTDVSSNYYNSGYLNNYNNYRYGYGNYNYNSYENYYDPDKYVKLFSIYAGWGKRLSWPDDYFTLSLQLQYQRYMLRNWRYFIMSNGSANNLNLNIALNRTSTDNQLFPRRGSDFSVSLTITPPWSKWDHKDYAHLATDRNSPTYSQEQQEKYRWVEYHKWKFKARTFTALTSGQKCFVLMTRVEFGLLGSYNKNKKSPFETYYMGGDGMSGYSTGYAEETIGLRGYENGSLTPYGAEGYAYSRMSLELRYPFLLGNTTIYGLGFVEAGNAWTETSKFNPFDMKRSAGLGVRIFLPMVGMMGIDWAYGFDKVFGTKGGSQFHFILGQEF
- a CDS encoding OmpH family outer membrane protein, with product MFLLYLFAFSPLTASAQKFALIDMEYILKNVPAYERANEQLNQVSKKWQAEVEALNTEASTMYKNYQNEVVFLSQDQKKKRQEAIMAKEKQASDLKRKYFGPEGELFKKRTSLITPIQDEIYNAVKDISDQRGYSLVIDRSSNAAGIIYGSPKVDISNEVLQKLGYSYQ
- a CDS encoding OmpH family outer membrane protein, whose protein sequence is MKKLFLMLMLCAPMTLFAQKFGHLDSQALLQSLPEATAVQSKLEAKGKEYQKQIEDMQSELQRQAEAYDKSKSTMNATKQAETEKSLQDMYNKIQQTAQDNQKAFNEEQQKQLGPVLEKVRNAIAAVAKAGNYVYIMEKAAGQPLYINEALSKDITAEVKAQLAKMK
- a CDS encoding OmpH family outer membrane protein, with protein sequence MKKLFFSFVFMLLPLLAMAQQSVPAFKFAYFSYDKVFHAMADYATATRSYNDLKAKYDAETKRSVEDFNSRYEDFLDVQRKLEPSILRKRQAELEELMDRNIAFRKESERLLKKAEEDIYAPVHAKLNNAVRQMGKESGYAFILNTDNNSVPFVNTAMGEDVTEALIAALK
- the murI gene encoding glutamate racemase, whose translation is MTKYSKQPGPIGIFDSGYGGLTILHGIRQLLPEYDYLYLGDNARAPYGSRSFDVVYQFTRQAVMKLFDLGCQLVILGCNTASAKALRTIQQNDLPNLDPDRRVLGVIRPTAEVIGKLTHSRHVGVLATEGTIKSDSYNLEIQKLWEDVKVTGVPCPLWVPIIENNEADSPGADYFVKKRIDHIMRLDPEIDTLILGCTHYPILMPKILKHVPRGVRIVPQGEYVAESLQDYFRRHPDMDARCTKNATVKYYTTENPEKFKETARIFLHEQVNVEHVDLE
- a CDS encoding right-handed parallel beta-helix repeat-containing protein, producing MKKLSILFFLSVVMIMAACSDDDTFTTSRGNLLSFSTDTLRLDTTFSNVPTSTKTFWVYNKSGDGLRLTNVRLAQGNQTGFRVNVDGVELSAANGYQVGNLEVRNKDSIQVFVEMTSPFNNAATPQEVVDNLLFTLESGVQQKVNLRVYSWDAELVKGRKITTNTTLSITKPIVFQDTLKVEAGATLTIPAGTTVYFSQKAALDVYGTLRCEGTADNPVTLRGDRLDKMFKYLPYDRVSGQWQGVRFHKDSYDNVLTHTDIHSTYNGILCDTATSTRTKLTLANSTVHNCQGYGLQAINCKIIAYNTQFSNTLMDCASFVGGEVILTHCTFAQFYPFDSNRGAALSFGNHINNKDYPLQTFHVVNSLVTGYADDVLMGGNKDGVTANYQFYNCILRTPKPKDTALLARFTDVIWENSKDYPDGGSKQFVLVDGDKQKYDFHLKKAEKGEKYPAIDAGLPLSDTRFATDHDGKQRDNKPDIGCYELIAN